The proteins below come from a single Chryseobacterium capnotolerans genomic window:
- a CDS encoding NTF2-like N-terminal transpeptidase, with protein sequence MKKFSFLLVFSLLLFTACKKDHVDATNTKTLQSSINDMTSSLPTIKQIKFNEALYILKTFGVEADGDVNELKALGKLINGKKVPEIMTLADEVAQKNGIEWASTNPPSLGEMNIFGDDKAKESDPNDVKAGALSIVTRPTGDDGNGSPTAIQIVPRLVDAAGNPVSFTGAGLEATLEVFSNGVRLSTAKNLMQDNNFKGFNLKFSSIPASKVVDNKIDITVSVKTTAKTFKMSKIGLDVNAAALKVPAVPKTDTTAVPQQPSAVVDPNNPATTTPTPTTEPGTATPTAPASPKQPTADPKNTVSKFLSSVGSQNLKAAYDASNNPSWGSYESFSNPNSGFGAVKNVSVKNITTSASNPNGASVNATYDVTDKNGKTTSLKVTFGLKNVNGDWKISSYKINP encoded by the coding sequence ATGAAAAAGTTTTCTTTTCTACTTGTTTTCAGTCTGTTGCTTTTTACAGCATGTAAGAAAGATCATGTAGATGCTACGAATACTAAAACGCTGCAGTCAAGTATCAATGATATGACTTCCAGCCTACCTACCATTAAACAGATTAAGTTTAATGAAGCTCTTTATATACTTAAAACATTTGGCGTGGAAGCTGATGGGGATGTGAATGAGCTAAAAGCTCTTGGAAAACTGATTAACGGGAAAAAAGTTCCTGAGATCATGACCTTAGCTGATGAAGTTGCACAAAAAAACGGAATCGAATGGGCCAGTACTAACCCACCTTCATTAGGTGAAATGAATATCTTCGGTGATGATAAAGCCAAAGAAAGTGACCCTAATGATGTAAAAGCAGGAGCATTGTCAATTGTTACAAGACCAACAGGAGATGACGGAAACGGATCTCCAACAGCTATTCAGATCGTTCCAAGATTAGTAGATGCTGCAGGAAACCCTGTATCATTTACAGGAGCAGGTTTGGAGGCTACCTTAGAAGTTTTCAGTAATGGAGTAAGACTTTCTACTGCTAAAAACCTGATGCAGGATAATAACTTTAAGGGATTCAACCTTAAATTCTCCTCTATCCCGGCTTCAAAAGTAGTAGATAACAAAATCGATATCACAGTTTCTGTAAAAACAACGGCAAAGACATTCAAAATGTCTAAAATCGGATTGGATGTAAATGCAGCAGCCTTGAAAGTTCCTGCTGTTCCAAAAACTGATACAACCGCTGTTCCACAACAACCAAGTGCTGTAGTAGATCCTAATAATCCGGCAACCACTACTCCAACTCCAACTACAGAACCTGGTACAGCAACTCCGACAGCTCCGGCATCACCTAAGCAGCCCACTGCGGATCCCAAAAATACAGTTAGTAAATTCCTGAGCAGTGTAGGTTCTCAAAACCTTAAAGCAGCTTATGATGCTTCCAATAACCCAAGCTGGGGAAGCTATGAGTCTTTCTCCAATCCTAATTCAGGTTTTGGGGCTGTAAAGAATGTAAGCGTAAAAAATATTACCACCAGTGCATCTAATCCAAATGGAGCGAGTGTAAATGCTACTTATGATGTAACGGATAAAAACGGAAAGACAACCTCATTAAAGGTAACTTTCGGACTTAAAAATGTAAATGGAGACTGGAAAATTTCCAGCTATAAAATCAACCCATAA